The genomic window TTTGCGTGTGTTGGGCAAATTTGTGCTCAACCTGGCCTTGCCTGCGCTCTTGTTCAATGCCATTGCCCAGCGCCCGCTGGCCGACGTGATGCACATGGACTACCTGCTCGCCTATGGCCTCGGCTCCGCGGTCATGATGCTGGCGGGTTACCTCTGGGCCCGTTATGTGAACCACAGCACCGGCAGCTACCGCGCCTTTTTCGCCATGGGCACCTCATGCTCCAACAGCGGCTACATGGGTTACCCGGTGGCGCAGCTAGTGCTGGGCAGCATTGCCCCGGTGGCGCTGGCGCTCAATATGGTGTTTGAAAACCTCATCAAGCTGCCCGTGCTGCTCACGCTGGCCGACAACGCCGATGCCGGCGGCCACCGCCGCTGGCGCACCGTGTTGCTGGATATTGTGCGGGGCTGGGTGCGCACACCCATGCTGGTAGTGATTCCGCTGGCACTGCTGGTGTCGGTGATGGGCTGGGTGCTTCCTGGCCCGGTGGCACGCACCATTACCTTGTTCTCGCAAGTGACTACCGGCCTTGCGTTGTTCATCATCGGCGGAGCCCTGGTGGGATTGCAGCTCAAGGGCAAGCGCAGGCTGGTGGGTCAGATCACCATCGGCAAGCTGGTGTTGCACCCGCTGTGCGTGTTTCTGGCGTTCACCTTCGTAGTGCCGATTGCCGATCCGCAACTGCGCACCGCCGCCTTGCTCTACGCCGCCATGCCCATGCTGGGCATTTATCCCATCCTCGCGCTGAAGTATGGTCATGAAGAGGTGAGCGCCGCCACCTTGCTAGCTGCCACCGTGGGCTCGTTTTTCACGTTGAATGTGCTGTTGTGGGTGTTGAAGCACTACCCCCTGTAGGCTATCGGTGAATCGCTTCCAGCACCGCCTTGCTGACCACGTCCATCGCCTTGCGCTGGGTCTGGGTAGTCGGGCGGCGGGCGGACCATACCAGCATCAGCTGGCTCATGATGCGCGGGCTGTGGATGGACTGCACCGTGAAAGTTTCTGGATTGTCGAAATTACTTAGCGTGTAGCTGGGCAGCACTGCGTGGCCCATGCCTTCTTTCACCAGGTTCAAGATGGCATTGAGCCCGTCGACTTCCAGCAGCACGTCAGGCCGGCGGCCCAAGGCCATCATTTCGCCTTCGAGCAGGATGCGGAAGGCATTGGGCCGGCTGGGCAGTATCAGTGGTAGCGCCGCTACTTCTTTGAGGCTGATGGCGGGCGCAGTTTTTCCTTTGCCTTTTTTGCCGCCGCTGGGGTTGTGCGAGATGAGCGAGAGCTCGTCTTCATCCAGCGTGCTCATTTCCAGATCGGTGCTCTGGCCCGGGTTGTAAAGCACCGCCATGTCGAGGTTGCCCAGGCGCAGGCCTTCGTGCATTTGCACCGAGAAGCCCTCGGTGAGCGTCAGGTGGGCCTGGGGCAGTGCCTCGCGAAAGGCCTTTACCAGCGGCACGGTGATCAGTTTGGAGAGGCTGGGCGGGAGGCCGATGGACACCCTTCCGGCCAACGCACCGCGCGCCGCACCCATTTCTTCGCGGGTGAGTTGTACCTGATGCAGGATGCCGCGGCCGTGCTCCAGCAACAGCTTGCCGGCTTCGGTTGGCAC from Rhodoferax potami includes these protein-coding regions:
- a CDS encoding AEC family transporter, with product MLDILAITGPIYLCITMGYLCTRMGVFSKPDLRVLGKFVLNLALPALLFNAIAQRPLADVMHMDYLLAYGLGSAVMMLAGYLWARYVNHSTGSYRAFFAMGTSCSNSGYMGYPVAQLVLGSIAPVALALNMVFENLIKLPVLLTLADNADAGGHRRWRTVLLDIVRGWVRTPMLVVIPLALLVSVMGWVLPGPVARTITLFSQVTTGLALFIIGGALVGLQLKGKRRLVGQITIGKLVLHPLCVFLAFTFVVPIADPQLRTAALLYAAMPMLGIYPILALKYGHEEVSAATLLAATVGSFFTLNVLLWVLKHYPL
- a CDS encoding LysR family transcriptional regulator — encoded protein: MDLKQLEYFVRVAEMGSFTRASISLDVAQPALSRQIRLLEVELRQNLLTRNGRGAVPTEAGKLLLEHGRGILHQVQLTREEMGAARGALAGRVSIGLPPSLSKLITVPLVKAFREALPQAHLTLTEGFSVQMHEGLRLGNLDMAVLYNPGQSTDLEMSTLDEDELSLISHNPSGGKKGKGKTAPAISLKEVAALPLILPSRPNAFRILLEGEMMALGRRPDVLLEVDGLNAILNLVKEGMGHAVLPSYTLSNFDNPETFTVQSIHSPRIMSQLMLVWSARRPTTQTQRKAMDVVSKAVLEAIHR